The following proteins are encoded in a genomic region of Astatotilapia calliptera chromosome 22, fAstCal1.2, whole genome shotgun sequence:
- the slc39a4 gene encoding zinc transporter ZIP4, giving the protein MCLQKYLETVGASVTLFLHFFLHFWSLQIFFFFKDSFKMISSSPFLLLLLSGWGLLSFVSGSPAVEEAYEAVVSIVSPGQQYLTGESLHSLFNTLEHRVHCGEVPCEKCDLADAVHQLIGNPDVQYEEETRRNSVNVAVTVSQFTALASGSVLYLSSPGLVCTAIKTGTWGEETEKFLHKFTHNDPHEHKSEANHDHEHIDVHGLEGVIQELRSHYDPTESENCISASGIMAQVDASSGDQKQEVGAVLGYVLYHALQGHCFADQSLPDESFFVNYIMEQLGSENFTILDLKALMKSLNIGPSSEEDHGHEHTADEHADHDDNVQRWRKRSSDSVEGRESNNTWEQRCFSAEELVQIYGLAENSSASSGLGRPGVVQLSPALVQQILSGACADITDPEKPDGLSKAERYLYATIANFLITVISMFGIVVLLCAACTSVFQMCIQFCISLAVGSLTGDALLHLMPTFLGLHVHSDNGGSSEHSSHSHEEETPDYVYKMLVLIAGIYCFYLMEVSFSLITYGDKHNDHKHHHGEESEPHHCDHGRVLEMYQQEQKQKDTKSQSISKEDLVSCEDNEKPLPEPKERTREQRLLPYMITIGDTIHNFADGLALGAAFALSWKSGLATSLAVLCHELPHELGDFAILLNCGLSVRKALALNIASTLTSFIGMYVALSVATDLATQQWIGAITAGLFLYVGLADMLPTMIHISNKKPWLTFLLQNVGLLAGWGILLLLSLYEEKISF; this is encoded by the exons ATGTGTCTGCAGAAATACCTTGAGACTGTAGGAGCCTCTGTCACACTatttctgcacttttttttacacttttggtctttgcaaatcttttttttcttcaaagacaGTTTTAAGATGATTTCCTCTTCGCCgtttcttctgctgcttctctcCGGGTGGGGTTTGCTCAGTTTTGTCTCGGGTTCCCCCGCTGTGGAGGAAGCTTACGAGGCTGTGGTGAGCATCGTGTCTCCAGGACAGCAGTATCTGACCGGGGAATCCCTTCACTCCCTCTTTAATACACTGGAGCACCGTGTGCACTGCGGCGAAGTGCCGTGTGAAAAG TGTGATCTTGCAGATGCCGTTCATCAGCTCATAGGCAATCCCGACGTCCAATATGAGGAAGAAACTAGAAGAAACAGTGTAAATGTGGCTGTCACTGTATCTCAGTTCACGGCTCTCGCCTCCGGCTCCGTCCTTTACCTTTCTTCTCCTGGCCTGGTCTGCACAGCGATAAAAACAGGAACATGGGGAGAAGAGACTGAAAAATTCCTGCACAAATTCACACATAATGATCCCCATGAACACAAGAGTGAGGCAAACCATGACCATGAACACATAGACGTCCATGGATTAGAAGGTGTCATTCAAGAGCTTCGCAGCCACTACGACCCCACAGAAAGTGAG AACTGTATAAGCGCTAGTGGCATCATGGCACAGGTTGACGCATCATCAGGAgaccagaaacaggaagtgggtGCGGTTTTGGGATATGTGCTGTATCATGCCCTGCAAGGTCACTGCTTCGCTGATCAGTCCCTGCCTGATGAGAGCTTCTTCGTGAACTACATCATGGAGCAGCTCGGCTCAGAAAATTTCACTATCCTGG ACCTAAAGGCTCTCATGAAGAGCCTGAATATTGGACCTAGCTCGGAGGAAGACCATGGACATGAGCACACAGCAGATGAACACGCCGACCATGATGACAATGTccagagatggaggaagagaagcagTGACAGTGTTGAGGGACGTGAAAGTAATAACACTTGGGAACAG CGTTGTTTCTCAGCTGAAGAACTGGTCCAGATCTACGGTCTGGCAGAGAATAGCTCTGCCTCCTCTGGTCTGGGTCGGCCTGGCGTGGTTCAGCTCAGCCCTGCGCTTGTCCAGCAGATCCTGAGCGGAGCCTGTGCAGATATTACAGATCCAGAAAAACCTGATGGGCTCTCCAAGGCTGAGA GATACCTCTATGCAACCATCGCCAATTTCCTGATAACAGTGATATCCATGTTTGGCATTGTGGTGTTGCTGTGTGCCGCCTGTACTAGTGTTTTCCAGATGTGCATCCAGTTTTGCATCAGCCTGGCAGTCGGTTCACTGACTGGAGATGCCCTATTGCACCTGATGCCAACA TTTCTGGGTTTGCACGTGCACTCAGACAACGGTGGCAGCAGCGAACATTCAAGTCACAGTCATGAGGAGGAAACTCCGGACTACGTATACAAGATGCTGGTACTGATTGCAGGGATCTACTGCTTTTACCTGATGGAAGTTTCCTTCTCTCTGATCACATATGGTGATAAGCATAACGACCATAAACATCACCATGGG GAAGAATCTGAGCCTCACCACTGTGACCATGGGAGAGTTTTAGAGATGTATCAAcaggaacagaaacaaaaagacacaaagtcaCAGTCCATATCCAAAGAAGACCTG GTTAGCTGTGAGGACAATGAGAAACCGCTTCCAGAGCCAAAGGAGCGCACCAGAG AGCAGCGACTGCTGCCTTATATGATTACGATCGGTGACACGATCCACAACTTTGCAGACGGCTTAGCGCTAGGTGCAGCTTTCGCCCTGTCCTGGAAGTCTGGTCTGGCCACGTCACTGGCTGTACTCTGCCATGAGTTACCGCATGAGCTCG GTGACTTTGCCATTTTGCTCAACTGTGGCCTGTCTGTCCGCAAGGCCTTAGCTCTAAACATCGCCAGCACCCTGACCTCGTTCATCGGCATGTACGTCGCTCTGTCTGTAGCCACTGACCTCGCTACCCAGCAGTGGATAGGTGCCATTACTGCAGGGCTCTTTCTATACGTGGGACTCGCTGATATG ctgccCACCATGATCCATATCAGCAACAAGAAACCCTGGCTGACATTTCTGCTGCAGAATGTCGGCCTTTTAGCAGGGTGGggtattttattattgttgtctCTTTATGAAGAGAAGATAAGTTTTTAA